Sequence from the Candidatus Accumulibacter similis genome:
CGACGAACTGCCGAAGCGCGCCGCCCGCGACGACTGCTTGCAGCGGGAGCAGCTCCCGGCGTGGTTCGCCGCCGTGCGGCAGATCCCGAATCCCGTCATTGCCGCCTATCTGCAGACTGTTCTGATCACTGGCGCCCGGCGTGAAGAGGTGGCCGGCATCCGTTGGGAGGACGTCGACTTCACTTGGCGAGCGCTGACCATCAAGGACAAGGTCGACGGCGAGCGCACGATCCCGTTGACGCCCTACGTCGCGTCGATGCTGGTGGCACTGCCCCGCCGGAATGAATGGGTGTTCAGCAGCCCCGCTGCGGCATCTGGCAGGCTGCAGGAGCCGCGCATCATGCACAACAGAGCATTGACCGCCGCCGGCCTGCCCGCGTTGAGCATTCATGGCCTGCGGCGTTCCTTCGGCACCCTGGCCGAGTGGGTGGAGTGTCCCGCCGGAGTCGCTGCGCAGATCATGGGCCACAAGCCATCGGCGACCGTCGAGAAGCACTACCGCGTGCGGCCGCTGGATCTGCTGCGCATGTGGCATACGAAGATTGAAGGCTGGATCCTCGCCGAAGCCGGCATCGATCAGCCCGCCGAAGCGCAGCCTCGCCTGCGCGTCGCATCGAGCAACCCCGCCGCCTGACGGCTTCAGGCAAGCGGGCAAGGCCAGCGTGCTAGCGCCGGCCGTGCCCTGACCACAACGTGAAAGGAGCTCACATCATGGCTACCCGCAATCGTACCACCGCCCGCCCGCCAGCACGCCCGGAGAAACCCGCCCTGGCATGCATCCATTTGCTGGACGATCGGCAAAGGCGCGTCATCCAACGGGCATTCGCGATCCTGGAGCAGAGCGCCACCTACCGCTCTGAGGCGCTGCTCGACCCGGCGTCTGTTCGTGCCTATCTTGCACTCAAGTTTGCCGGCCTCGAGCGGGAGGAGGCTGTCGCCATTTGGCTGGACTCGCAAAACCGCGTCATCGCCTTTGACGTGCTTTCGACCGGCACGATCTGGCAAGCTGCCCTTTACCCGCGCGAGGTGGTCAAGACCGGCCTGCGCCACAACGCCGCCGCCATCATTCTGGCCCACAACCACCCGTCGGGAGAGC
This genomic interval carries:
- a CDS encoding JAB domain-containing protein, coding for MATRNRTTARPPARPEKPALACIHLLDDRQRRVIQRAFAILEQSATYRSEALLDPASVRAYLALKFAGLEREEAVAIWLDSQNRVIAFDVLSTGTIWQAALYPREVVKTGLRHNAAAIILAHNHPSGELMPSAADERLTADLQAALSLVEIRLLDHFIVGGGGAMTSFAEIGLL